The Diospyros lotus cultivar Yz01 chromosome 11, ASM1463336v1, whole genome shotgun sequence region CATACTATTGctgtaatctttttttttttgttctttctcttgtttttgGGCCCATTCCTTTTTCTGACTGACCTGTTTCATTACATCAGTCAATAATTTACTTTGTTGGGTGCTGTGCGAGACGAAATGCTGCAAGGAGCCACTCCAAAGTTTGAAGCTCAGTTGGAAATCTGCTCACTTTCCTTGAGGGCCACAAATTCTATGTGAGTTGTTCATTGTTTATGCTTCTGTACAAACAGGGATGAACGTCCTTGTTTTCAAGCTTTGAGTTATATTATGTAAAGATCTAATCGTTTTGACATAGAAGACTGGCAGATCTAGTTTCTGagtttctttgtttttcatCTTTCTGCAGTTGTCAACACCTTATGTAGATAGAGCTAATTATTGAACTTAAAAGATCGAAAGGAATACTATTTTACTGCCATCAGCTGGTGCCCTTGCCCCTCCTCCCGAAAGATACACATGCCCATGTTTCACAATCTATAAtcagaaaattttgggatgctCATCACTGGAAGGATGATGCATGCATCTCCTCGAAGTAGAGGCCAGAAGGTCCATCATCAGGCAACAACGCCAGCACCACTGGAGCTCTGGCACCTTCTTCTGGTGTCAAGTTTCCTGTGTCATGTGACAAATCTGTCTTGACAGATCCAGGATGAACACAGTTAACCCGAAAACGAGGGAATCTCCTCGCTAGGATCCTTGTATATGCATTTATGGCAGCTTTAGACACTCTGTAGGCGGATGATATGGTAGGCCAACCATTTGCCTTTAGCTTGTCTTCCTTAAAATCCCTTAAAAACATCTGCAAAATCTTATCTATCGCatcttcactaagtctctcaaCATCTTCCAGCTCTGATCGAGCCCTCTCATTCTTGATAAACTGAATCCAGAAAAAAGAAACTATTAGAGCACATCAGTTATTCTCTGTCTGTCTGACTTGAAGATTCGGGTGCCATTAGAATAGGAAGATTCTAGAATGTTGAATTTACCCTCAACAGTCCGACACTTGAGGAGACATTGACTATTCTTGGCGACACCGAGAGTTGGAGGAGAGGAAGTAGAGCTTCAGTCACTCCTTTTGTGCCATAGTAATTAGTTTTAACACAATTCGCTGCCTTATCATAAGTCTGCACCATGAATTTCAGTAATTCTGCATTCTCATCGTTCACCTGTACCAGTTATTAGATCAAACccggaattattgtaattaagagtGGCATTTGTCTGAACTTATTTCAAATTCAATCTGTGCTTGTGGCCATTAGAACTGATATCTTGTCATATAAGCAAGTCCTCTATTTTAATTGGAACCGATAacaattgttttcttttctgttccGTCCTCGAGTTATATTATCAATTGTTCTTCAAGAGTTGAATATTTTCTTACAGCATGAGATGCTCATTATTTGATATGAATTTGTCAATACTTACAGTGACACCTGCAAGAGTGAAGGCTCTGAAAGCTTCATCATCTATTATAGCTCCACTTTCCCCTGCATTATTGACCTgcttatgtgtgtgtgtgtatatatatatatatatattatattcatttacGGGGTGATGATAGCCATATATTGTCATACACAGTAATGATTGGCGAGTTAGAGTTCATATGACGGATCACAGCTAGTGAAACTAAGACTTGTTATGTTGTTTGTTACCAGGATATCAAGTTTTCCGAACTCAGTTTGCAGAAACCTTGCGAGGGAAGCAATGCTGGGTGCATCCTTGACATCAAGCTGATGAAGAACCACATTTGACAGCCCAGAAACCTTAAGATCTTCAACAGCTCCGGCACCCTTCTTCTCGTCTCTTGCCGTCAACACGACAACGATCCCTTCGGAAGCAAGACGCCGGCATATCTCCAGTCCAATCCCCTTGTTGCCCCCTGTAACTACTGCATACCTGAACATGATTCTGCATTAATTAGTGATGTGATAAAGTTAAAAAAGATATCGTTTGGCACATATGACCAAATTATTCATTTGCTAAAAACCATGAAGCATCGGAGCTAATCCCCACGGATGGATAGTTGCTTCATATGACCAAATTATTCATTAAGATGACACCTTCGTCATCAATTAATTTGGGTACgcaattttgttatttagcAATCTATAATCTAGCATGAAATCATATCAATAAACATCAAACATGATAATATTCGATAATTATCATGTCTTAAAATGCATGCCAAACGGCTGGTTTTGTCTCAATCCATACTTGAGATGAGatgagaaaagaagagaagagaagacagTTTCCTCTCTTAGAACCTCTCGTGTATCTAAACGAAAGAACAGAAAAGCATAGAAACATAACCTTTGAGCCTCGGAAACGTTGGCGTTTTCTCCTTCCATGCGCGGTGAAAGCACAAGAGCGCTGCGGAGCGGAAAGCAGGCAATGGCTGTGAGAGTGGCAGAGCAGAGGTGTTGGCAGATGATGACTTTGGCTTCCTCTCGTGGTTAATTAGGTACCTGTCAATCAATTGAGGGATTTGACGTCACCAAGAGtgttgtgtgatatatatacataatatatatataggggcaGATCGGGCAGATCTAGGGAGGAACTTGGGCAGATCTGCCCGATCtgcccctatatatatatataaaacatttttatattatttttttctaagcaTGTGCCTCTAATTATTACACAAAGGGTCAAAAttctttctttatctctttaCGACATTCATTGAACAATTAagcacatattatttttttaaaaatatatttcctaTATCTTATTTTCACTCTTCAAATGCTTCTATTTGTTACTCTAtgacatacatatacatatactctATTTAATCTAATCAACCAAGCAATCAAATTAATCTTAGAATTAAATATTCTTCATTGTTTTGATTACTTAAgcttgttttattttgtgttaattGTGTAAAAGTTTGTGAGCTTTTGCAAagaataattttgatatattaattttgaaaaaaaaattattaaagaagATTAGTACTTAAAAGAGCAACTCGAAAGGGAGTTGCTATTTTAGGGTGCTAAATCACTCATTTGTAACTTTGAATAATGTTATGATATTTCTGAATTATAAATCTGCTCCAATAATATGTGTGTTAAAATAAGTatgacattttaatattttttattaaaaaatataattaaactcAACGATtatataaatcaattatatatatatatataggcaaagCAAAGACCCCTTAcacctttcttttccttttcccgttctgtgcctcctcctcctttcttctctttgtgCCTCATTCTCTTCGATGGCTCACCTTCCTTTGCCATCGGTTAGTTGTTGCTCACGGCTTGCTTTTATTGGTTGTTGCCTCGCCTTCGTCGGCTCCCCCTTAATCGCTCGCCTCACTCTCGCTTGTTGTCTCTCTCGACTCTCTTGCTCTGTCGCTTGTTGGCTTCGTAGCCTCAGCCTCGCTGGTTCGTCCCTCCAGCCTTTCGTCGCTTGCTGGTCGATCGCTACCTTTCTAGCTCTCTCTCGCTCTGTTGCTTACCTGGGCTAAAAACCTTGCTTAAGGTAATCTATGTATTTATATAACTTTTTGGTTGAAATAGAGTCGTTGAATTTAATAATTGGAAATGGGACGTCTCAATTTTCTCTCCCCAGAGCTTAGAAAATTAGCACTCCAAAAAGATTGATGTTATTTTGCAACCTTGGATGCTACTCTtcttgaaatgaaaaattttaaatttgggGTGTTATTTCGACAATTATGAAGTTGGCACCCTAGATGTCACTCTTTTTTGAAATTGCTCTAAGGGCACCTCTTTGAATTGATGAATCattgttcttttttttacaAAGATAGTGTTTGATAAACGAGTGCTAATATGAGATTACTTCTCCCCATCCTTTTTAATTTCTGGTAAGtagtataataataaaaaatattatgtaaaagATTTATAAATGATAAGAGTAACATCCTAactactctttaatttttttacttatagatgacttttctaatattattttactaattaaacattatctcatattaattataatgatcacattaaataaattttgctctatttatttttcatgcttacattttattatttttataaaaataaaataatgataagAGTGATGACTGATGACAGTATTATCAGTTATGTGACGTCTCTTCGTTGAAAGAGGCTAAGGAGATCGTGTGCCATTATTTCATCTGTCTAACATCACATTCAATAAAAATGCGACACATAACTGATAACGTCATTATCAATTATAATTCATAACATTgctcataaaaatattatcatcacAAAAAAGGACTAAAAAAATGATTAGAGTGACACCAGACCTACTCACTTCGTTGGAAAGgctattattttgtttcttcaAACTCAATTGTCATTGACATTGCTAGTATTAtcaattttacaaattaaacatTATCTAGCATTAATATAATCCTCACATCTCACTCCCATCCCATGatgttataattattaaatcaaaCCCATCACTTTCTTGTAAATTTCACCACTAATTTCCTTTTAACATCCCTTCATAGACTTGAGATAATTTTCTTTTGACTTGATCTACGTACCCGTATGAATTATATTAGAATAAATTGATGgtatactttttaaattttagttttttaattcaaatatttattatactttatttttattgaattaaattttaaacttttttaaaataactgaAACACCTCCTTTGTTAATAACTATATtacttgaataaaaaataagataaattaagcATGTTGCGAAATTTGATCTAATCCAAACCacaatcaaatcatcaaacacACAAACGCATACAAAATTTACCGTAAAAACCCAAatcgagaaaaattaagggtaaaaagaataaaatatcactaagcaaaTAATTACTAGTACAAAAGTGAGCATACTAaaattccatgtgacatgggtatttatttataaacttaaaatcaTCTACAGATGTACACAGAAAATCATATGCTATAAGAAAATGATTCATAAGGATATTCATTTAGATAAGATAAATcttacataaaatcaaatttgacatcTTAATCACAATTAAATTCGAAATCATAATCATGGTCAAATTAGGAATCCAATCACAAACGTATTATGATTTTGAGTTACAATTATCACAGATTTCCACCTTGACTCAATattcacaaataaaattattcaaaattctttcttccagTAAAATTACGAAGAATTAATCTCCAAGATGAATATTAACCATATCAACAATGCTCAAAATTTGCAATAGGTAAGGACTTGGTCAACATATCTGGAGAATTATCACGAATGCTAATTTTTCTCACGATAACTTCATCACGAGTAACaatatattgaataaaatgatatcgCATATCAATGTATTTCGTTTTCTCATGAAACATTTAAtctttattgagaaaaataacactttgactgTCACAATAGACTATACTGTCATAAAGATTCTTACTGATTTTACCAATCAATTATTTCAATCAAAACTTTAACGGTCTCAATAATTGACATATATTATGTCTTTGTAGTAGATAGGGCAATAGTAGATTGTAAGGTAGCTTCCCAATTAATAGCATATCACTAATGGTGAAAACATAACTAATAAGAGATCTTCTCTAACttgcaaaatcaaaatcaaaatcaacaaaaccaaTAACTCTATCTTTAAAGTTTTCGAATTGTAAACATGTATCAGCGGTGGTGCCATGCAAATATCGAAGAGACGCAGAAAGTGGGTCATACTATTGCTGTagtcttttgtttttctctagTTTTTGGGTTTCATTACATCAGTCAGTAATCTACTTTGTTGGGTGCTGTGCGAGACGAAATTAATGCTGAAAGGAGCCACTCCAAAGTTTGAAGCTCAGTTGGAAATCTGCTCACTTTCCTTGAGGGTCACAAATTGTATATGTGAGTAGTTCATTGTTTATGCTTCTGTACAAACAGGGATGAACGTCCTTGTTTTCAAGCTTTGAGTTATATTATGTAAATGTTTTATCGTTTCGACATAGAAGACTGGCAGATCTAGTTTCTGAGATTCTTTGTTTTCCATCTTTCTGCAGTTGTCAACACCTTAGGTAGATAGAGCTAAATATTGAACTTAAAAGATCGAAAGGAATACTATTTCACTGCCATCAGCTGGTGCCCTTGCCCCGCCTCCCGAAAGATACACATGCCCATGTTTCACAACCTATAAtcagaaaattttgggatgctCATCACTGGAAGGATGATGCATGCATCTCGTCGAAGTAGAGGCCAGAAGGTCCATCATCAGGCAACAACGCCAGCACCACTGGAGCTCTGGCACCTTCTTCTGGTGTCAAGTTTCCCGTGTTATATGACAAATCTGTCTTGACATATCCAGGATGAACACAGTTAACCCGAAAACGAGGGAATCTCCTCGCTAGGATCCTTGTATATGCATTTATGGCAGCTTTAGACACTCTGTAGGCGGATGATGTGATAGGCCAACCATTTGCCTTTAGCTTGTCTTCCTTAAAATCCCTTAGAAACATCTGCAAAATCTTGTCTATTGCatcttcactaagtctctcaaCATCTTCCAGCTCTGATCGAGCCCTCTCGTTCTTGATAAACTGAATCCAGAAAAAAGAAGCTATTAGAGCACATCAGTTATTCTCTGTCTATCTGACTCGAAGATTCGGGTGCCATTAGAATAGGAAGATTCTAGAATGTTGAATTTACCCTCAACAGTCCGAAACATGAGGAGACATTGACTATTCTTGGCGACCCCGAGAGTTGGAGGAGAGGAAGTAGAGCCTCAGTCACTCCTTTTGTGCCATAGTAATTAGTCTTAACACAATCCGCTGCCTTATCATAAGTCTGCACCATGAATTTCAGTAATTCTGCATTCTCATCGGTCACCTGTACAAGTTATTAGATCAAACccggaattattgtaattaagagtGGCATTTGTCTAGATCTGaacttattttaaattcaatcTGTGCTTGTGGCCATTAGAACTGATATCTTGTCATATAAGCAAGTTCTCTATTTTAATTGGAGCCGATAactattgttttcttttctgttctgTCCTCGAGTTATATTATCAATTGTCTTGTTCTTCAAGAGTTGAATATTTTCTTACAGCGTGAGATGTTCATTATTTAATATGAATTTGTCAATCCTTACAGTGCCACCTGCAAGAGTGAAGGTTCTGAAAGCTTCATCATCTGTTATGACTCCACTTTCCCCTGCATTATTGAcctgcttatatatatatataatgattggtGAGTTAGAGTTCATATAACGGATCACAGCTAGTGAAACTAAGActtgttattttgtttgttaCCAGGATATCAAGTTTTCCGAACTCAGTTTGCAGAAACCTGGCAAGGGAAGCAATGCTGGCTGCATCCTTGACATCAAGCTGATGAAGAACCACATTTGACAGCCCAGAAACCTTAAGATCTTCATCAGCTCCGGCACCCTTCTTATCGTCTCTTGCCGTCAACACGACAACGACCCCTTCCGACGCTAGACGCCGGCATATCTCCAGTCCAATCCCCTTGTTGCCCCCTGTAACTACTGCATACCTGAACATGATTCTGCATTAATTAGTGATGTGATAAAGTTAAAGAAGATATTGTTTGGCACATATGACCAAATTATTCATTAAGATGACACCTTCGTCGTCAATTGATTTGGGTacacaattttattatttagcagTATATAATCTAGCATGAAATCACATCAATAAGCATCAAACATGATAATCGATAATCATCATGTCTTAAAATGCATGCCAAATGGCTCGTTTTGTCTCAATCGATCCATACtcaagaagagaagagaagagaagagaaggcaGTTTTCTCTCTTAGAACCTTTCGTGTATCTAAAACGAAAGAACAGAAAAGGATACAAACAGAACCTTTGAGCCTCAGAAACGGTAGCGTTGTCTTCTTCCATTCGCGGCGAAAGCACAAGAACGCTGCGGAGCAGTGGCACCGAAAAGCAGGCAATGGCGGTGAGAGTGGCAGAGCAGAGGTGGCCATTTATAGCAGCGGGAGTTGGCAGATTATGATTTTGGCTTCTTCTCgcgagtgcaattttgtgcacCCTTGGTGACTTTACCCCAGGGGCAAAACAGTCATTTTGGGGGGTCGACCCAATCTCATGGTCCATTAGGTACCTTTCAATTGACTGAGTGATTTGACAAGTCACGAGGAGTGTTTGAGAATTTGGTACCACCCtacgagtgcgattttgttcacccctttaatgTTCTCTGGTGTTATCTTTCATATAGGGGCAGTCAATTTGGAATGCAATTTTGTTCATCTCTTTTAACGAGTGAATATCATCCTTACAATTTTTGTGACGAtaaaaaaagtaacaaaaagatatgaaaatattGATTATCGTTCTGTTattttttcaccctcacaaaaattgtgagggtgatgttcaccccgttaaagggggtgaacaaaattgcactgaCCAATTTAGCTGCCCCTATGTGAAAGATAACCTCCAAAGAACTGGGGGTTATCTTCACCCcattaaaggggtgaacaaaattgcactcctgCCTTACAAATTCAATTGTCATTGACGTTGctagtattattaattttataaattaaatattatttaatattaatataatcatTATTGTCTTTGTGTAAATttgtatgtttatattttttattatattaagtgagataaattatagattgagcctttgatttttatatagaataaggattaaatttataatatactgAATTGACACAGacatattatttattcaatcACTTAACTTACGACGTCGTCCTCACATCTCTTTCTCATCTCGttgaaataattattaaatcaaaCCCATCGTTATCTTGTAAATTTCaccattaattttcttttagcatCCTTGacataattttcttttagaaTGAACTAAccgtatattttttaaattttagtttattaattcaaacattttttatactttatttttattaaattaatttctaaacttttttaaaataactgaATCACCTCCTTTGTTAATAACTATATtacttgaataaaaaataagataaattaagcATGTTACGAAATTGGATCGAAtccaaatcacaatcaaaccatcaaatacacaaatgcacataaaatataacatgGAAAAATcacgggaaaaaaaaaatatcattaaacaaGTAATTGTTAGTAAAAAAGTGATATTGACACACactaaaattttatgtaatttggacatctatttataaatttaaaatcatctataaatgtacacaaaaaatcatatactgatcagaagatgattcatgaggatattcctccagatgagataaatctcataaaattgaatttgacagCATCATAATTATAGTCAAATTCAATGTCATAATTACGGTTACATTAGGAAGCCCAATCATAtgtgaattaaaattttgagtcataattattaCCTCATAGGTAAAAGCCCATTAAAGGGTCAAGTAAGTCCAAAAGCCCAAAATgtctttttgggctaaaaggcataaattttcCATATGCGAGGGGTCCCACACAAAGCGCGCAAACACTATaagtttgatatttaaaaatctttttgaatattccaagaaaatgatagataattatctataacgaattctaaattctaaaatggTCATTATCCCTAAAAAAAATCTATTCTTAAAAAAGGAtaagataaacatcatctatcAAGATAAGTATTATCTGCATTTtaaatcattatatataaattatgttacattttaaatcattatatatttctctataaataggcaattATGCATTCTTGAATAGGAAAGTCTTTGATACTATTTCAATATTGTTTCTTTCATTATATTCAATATCTAACTAAAGTGTTGGAGTGTTTGCGCGGGGACCTCCCCATGCCCTCTgactgttttcttatttttgcaggcTCAGGCGACTTGAAGACGACGTTTCcattctacaaatttattgttgtatccatGTCACAACAATTGGCGTCGTTTGTGGGAAACGTCCAAAAAGCCTATTAATACTACAATGGCTCTCACACAATCTCAAGCTGCATGAagccaaatcaaatcaattgggAAATAAGGCATTATACGTATGTGATAATCGCATCAATGGTATATtccttcaattaatatttttacatctcTCAgtgtttcatttttcaattattattttatttaaaaataaaaataattgaaaaaaataggaGAGAAATTTCTCTCTCATATATATGAAGAAGCTTTGCGTGGAGGCTtggcagaaaaaaaaattaaaaaaaaaaatgtcaagagACATTATATGTATCAGCCATTAATTTATGTGTGCAATCatcaatttgtatatatttagcTTCTCGTGGAAGCAGAAATAGCAAGCATTGtataaatgataaatgatatatatatatatatattatatcataaagctTCTCATGGAAGCTGGGGAgagaaacaaatttattattaaacatatcttatgcatattatattattattatgagagTTTCTGAATGAAGCTTTTCCCTGAAAAAATGGTGTAAATCTAGAAAGCAAGGGAGGAAGAAGCAAGACAAATCATGCCTCATTAGCCAGGCAGAAGGCAATGCAGGCAAGCGGGCGGGAAGCAACAGGAAGATCTGGTACCCAAATCTGGCAAGGagttttttcttcctctttccgatttaattaatttctttatgcTCATAccattgatttaaattttaattaattctgtaAAAATGTTTGGGGGTCAATAAACATGAGTGGACGAAGACTCGCCCTGAACAcatgcggatgtaggcgttataCCGAAccgtgaaaataaaatattgtttaattgcggacgtaggctttacgccgaaccgcaaaaacaaaatattattattctttaattgtggATGTAGACGTTATGTtgaaccgcgaaaataaaatattgttattctttaattacgGACGTAGGCGTTAAGCTAAatcgcgaaaataaaatattattattctctaattgcggacgtaggcgttatcctgaaccgcgaaaataaaatattgatattctttcaaATTGCGGACGTAGACGTTATGttgaaccgcgaaaacaaaatataaatattctctctCAGTGCGAACGTAGGCGTTACGTCGAACTGCGAAAACAAAATACTCTCGGATTGCGGATGTAGGTGGTatgccgaaccgcgaaaataaaatattgatattatttcgAATTACAGATGTCGTCCACAAATATTCCAGCAAGCATATACACATGAAACTGGGGAGCCGCAATATtatggcaaaaaataaaaagcccGTTGCCCTGTGCATAGCCCGATAACGAGAGAAAAACAAGTCTATTATCCCGCACATAGCCCGacaatgaagaaaaacaaacatATTGTCTCGCTAGTAACATAATAATAAGGTAAGAGCAAAAGGCCCATTGTCCTGCacatagcccgacaatgaggagAAAATAAAACCGTTGTCCTGCGAGTAGCCCGACAACGGTGAGGCATAGTTAGTGTGCTCTTCCATTTGCCTTGTAGCCAAAGGCAAGAGTGTGGAgcaattgttgtgtcataggtAAAAGCCCATTAAAGGGTCAAGTAAGTTCAAAAGCGCAAAATGTCTTTTTGGgttaaaaggcataaatttccCATATGCCGGGGGTCCCACACAAAGTGCGCAAACACAAAAAGTCCGATATTtaaaaatccttttgaatattccaagaagatgatagataattatccatagcgaattctaaattctaaaatagTCATTATCCCTAAGAAATTCTATCCTTCAAAAAGgataagataaacattatctatcAAGACAAGCATTATCTGTAATTctgttacattttaaatcattatatatttatctataaataggcaattATGCATTCCTGAATAGGAAGGTTTTTGATACTATTTCAATACCGTTTCTTTTATTATATTCAATATCTAACTAAAACGTCGGAGTATTTGCACGGGGACCTCCCCACACCCTCTgactgttttcttatttttgcaggcTCAGGTAGCTTGAAGACGACGTTTCcattctacaaatttattgttatatccaTGTCACAACAATTACAAAGTAAAACttaaaacaagtaaaaataaagtaaaaaaaatgtatcGACTCAATTAGAGATGCATGGATTCAAACAACACAGGCATGCCACGTGACGTCCTATGTCAGCATAAGCACACGTTTCTCGAATCGGATTTGGATCGTGAATAAAATTGTAAATCAGTCGATCAAATTGGGATacaattgtcaaaattgaaacgtttgaattaaattacaaaaaacatGATAAAATTTGACTTTTTGCTATTATTAGTCCATTAAGGAAGcatttattaatcaagatatagtcAAGATTGGGATGCATCCCGGACatttatcattttcaacatGTTTATTAAGCTTATTTGatcattcttgaaaaaaatcattaatgacctttttatcttgatttttcaagatatgtATATTTTTCCTCCCCTCaaaataagcatatcttggtccctacatataagaaaaaatgatgtatGTGTCATTTAATGCAttccaaagaatttaacaaacagtttgataaaaattttggaatgtttctcaactttatcttgaccattctatATCTTGGTCCAAAAACCATTTcgaacttatcttgatactcccttatcttgctcattttaacaaatattacctaaataaacataaaatatataatacaatgtATAATAACCagtacttttaaaaataattccgattaaaataaaagaattacaaATTCAAATGGCATGTGAATTACGTGAACTTTGATGAACTTAAACTTCAAAAGGATACGTAGACAAtttgatttatataattaagtcccaagtttttttttttttttttttttctttagttcGATTCTAAATCAAAACAGTTGGgaatcaaaaccaaaccatcAGAAAACTGAAATCATATCTGAATCGTCTGAGAACTGGAACCATTTATAGATAATTCTGTTCCAGTTCATCTATCCAGGTGGGGAAGGGAAAttcattatttaattgaatGTGTGGGCCAATTACCAATTCAATTGGTTCAAGAAATGAGATTGATTGTGCAATCAACTTGCCAAATTAGTGTGCTAATTTATTGCATATTGGATTCTTCCATATATGGTTAATGCATGGTTGCTTACAAGTACACGTCAATAACTAGTTT contains the following coding sequences:
- the LOC127813426 gene encoding uncharacterized protein LOC127813426, with the protein product MEEDNATVSEAQRYAVVTGGNKGIGLEICRRLASEGVVVVLTARDDKKGAGADEDLKVSGLSNVVLHQLDVKDAASIASLARFLQTEFGKLDILVNNAGESGVITDDEAFRTFTLAGGTVTDENAELLKFMVQTYDKAADCVKTNYYGTKGVTEALLPLLQLSGSPRIVNVSSCFGLLRFIKNERARSELEDVERLSEDAIDKILQMFLRDFKEDKLKANGWPITSSAYRVSKAAINAYTRILARRFPRFRVNCVHPGYVKTDLSYNTGNLTPEEGARAPVVLALLPDDGPSGLYFDEMHASSFQPREEAKVIICQHLCSATLTAIACFPLRSALVLSPRMEGENANVSEAQRYAVVTGGNKGIGLEICRRLASEGIVVVLTARDEKKGAGAVEDLKVSGLSNVVLHQLDVKDAPSIASLARFLQTEFGKLDILVNNAGESGAIIDDEAFRAFTLAGVTVNDENAELLKFMVQTYDKAANCVKTNYYGTKGVTEALLPLLQLSVSPRIVNVSSSVGLLRFIKNERARSELEDVERLSEDAIDKILQMFLRDFKEDKLKANGWPTISSAYRVSKAAINAYTRILARRFPRFRVNCVHPGSVKTDLSHDTGNLTPEEGARAPVVLALLPDDGPSGLYFEEMHASSFQ